A region from the Arachis ipaensis cultivar K30076 chromosome B01, Araip1.1, whole genome shotgun sequence genome encodes:
- the LOC107633141 gene encoding mini zinc finger protein 3 isoform X1: MKKRQVVMVRRDASASDNNNNNNNNVVKYGECLKNHAANSGGYAVDGCREFMASAAEGTTGALTCAACGCHRNFHRRKELAAPSRDLTFKAVINH, translated from the exons ATGAAAAAGCGGCAAGTGGTGATGGTGAGAAGAGATGCTTCTGCTTcggataataataacaataataataataatgttgttaAGTACGGAGAGTGTTTGAAGAATCATGCTGCCAATAGCGGAGGATATGCCGTGGATGGTTGCAGAGAGTTCATGGCTAGCGCCGCCGAGGGAACCACCGGGGCTCTTACCTGCGCCGCTTGTGGCTGCCATAGAAACTTCCATAGAAGAAAGGAACTAGCTGCACCATCCAG AGACTTAACTTTTAAAGCAGTTATTAATCATTGA
- the LOC107633141 gene encoding mini zinc finger protein 3 isoform X3 yields the protein MKKRQVVMVRRDASASDNNNNNNNNVVKYGECLKNHAANSGGYAVDGCREFMASAAEGTTGALTCAACGCHRNFHRRKELAAPSRNEDNIM from the coding sequence ATGAAAAAGCGGCAAGTGGTGATGGTGAGAAGAGATGCTTCTGCTTcggataataataacaataataataataatgttgttaAGTACGGAGAGTGTTTGAAGAATCATGCTGCCAATAGCGGAGGATATGCCGTGGATGGTTGCAGAGAGTTCATGGCTAGCGCCGCCGAGGGAACCACCGGGGCTCTTACCTGCGCCGCTTGTGGCTGCCATAGAAACTTCCATAGAAGAAAGGAACTAGCTGCACCATCCAG
- the LOC107633141 gene encoding mini zinc finger protein 3 isoform X2 codes for MKKRQVVMVRRDASASDNNNNNNNNVVKYGECLKNHAANSGGYAVDGCREFMASAAEGTTGALTCAACGCHRNFHRRKELAAPSRQNIWET; via the exons ATGAAAAAGCGGCAAGTGGTGATGGTGAGAAGAGATGCTTCTGCTTcggataataataacaataataataataatgttgttaAGTACGGAGAGTGTTTGAAGAATCATGCTGCCAATAGCGGAGGATATGCCGTGGATGGTTGCAGAGAGTTCATGGCTAGCGCCGCCGAGGGAACCACCGGGGCTCTTACCTGCGCCGCTTGTGGCTGCCATAGAAACTTCCATAGAAGAAAGGAACTAGCTGCACCATCCAG ACAAAATATATGGGAGACATAG